Proteins from one Diprion similis isolate iyDipSimi1 chromosome 3, iyDipSimi1.1, whole genome shotgun sequence genomic window:
- the LOC124404710 gene encoding uncharacterized protein LOC124404710, with protein MENAGWLDVEEKKKLTDAEGNFDVLIPLSTILGFAEDYRKIVVNAKHELILTRSKSEKKVDLLNFIEKDPPISMSFRSWELYEYPLLPITSKHVWTVKTSTQLENPRYVILAFQTSRKNKIGKNVSHFDHCNVTDVKLFLNSQYYPYGNLNLNMSRNLYALLYEMYANFQATYYKNPEALLTRSEFLQKAPLFVIDCSKQNESLKYGPVDIRLEFEANANFLAETSAYCLIVHDRIVEYNPLSGGVKKLV; from the exons ATGGAGAACGCAGGATGGCTTGAcgtggaagagaagaaaaaattaaccgatGCCGAGGGTAATTTTGACGTATTGATACCGCTCAGCACGATACTGGGTTTCGCTGAAGACTACCGCAAGATCGTTGTCAATGCCAAACACGAGTTGATTTTAACGAGATCCAAAAGTGAA aaaaaagttgacctGCTGAATTTCATTGAGAAGGACCCGCCTATTTCGATGAGCTTCCGCAGTTGGGAATTGTACGAATATCCTTTACTTCCCATTACATCGAAACACGTTTGGACTGTGAAAACTTCCACTCAGCTTGAAAATCCTCGATATGTAATTTTGGCTTTCCAAACAAGTCGAAAGAACAAGATCGGCAAGAACGTAAGTCATTTCGATCACTGCAATGTCACGGACGTCAAGCTGTTTTTAAACTCACAATATTATCCGTACGGTAACCTGAACCTAAACATGAGTCGTAATCTGTACGCACTCTTGTACGAGATGTACGCAAACTTCCAAGCCACCTACTACAAGAACCCCGAGGCGTTGCTGACAAGAAGTGAATTTCTTCAGAAGGCTCCCTTATTCGTTATTGACTgttcaaaacaaaacgaatCCTTGAAGTACGGACCCGTTGACATCCGCCTTGAATTTGAAGCTAATGCCAACTTTCTCGCTGAAACATCGGCGTACTGCTTGATTGTTCACGATCGAATCGTTGAATACAACCCACTCAGTGGTGGGgtaaaaaagttggtataa